AGGGTTCGCCGCGCTGGACGAACTCCGGGTAGACGCAGAGCCGTTCGCGCAGCTCGAAGCCGGCGGCGGCCGACCGCTCGGCGAGTTCGTCGATCTGCGGCCAGGGCCGCTCGGGGTTGACGTGGTCGATGGTGAGCGGGGAGACGCCGCCCCAGTCGTCGATGCCGGCGGCGATGAGCCGCTCGTACGCGGAGTCGACGAGGTTCGGCGGGGCCTGGAGGCAGGCGGAGGGGCCCATGATGAGCCGCGCGACGGCGACGGTCGCCACCAGGTCGTCGAGGTCGGCGTCGGGTGTTCCGCGCATGGCCGTGTCCGGCTTGGCGCGGAAGTTCTGGATGATCAGCTCCTGGATCGAGTGGTAGGTCCGCGCCACGCGCCGCAGCGCGAACAGCGACTCGGCGCGCTCCTCGACGGTCTCCCCGATGCCGAGCAGCAGGCCGCTCGTGAAGGGCACGGAGGACCGCCCGGCGTCCTCCAGGACCCGCAGCCGCACGGCGGGTTCCTTGTCGGGCGAACCGTGGTGCGGACCGCCCGGCTCGCTCCACAGCCGGGTCGCGGTCGTCTCCAGCATCATGCCCATGGACGGCGCGACGGGCTTGAGCCGCTGGAAGTCGGTCCAGGACAGCACGCCGGGGTTGAGGTGCGGGAGGAGTCCCGTCTCCTCCAGGATGCGGATCGCCATGGCCCGTACGTACGCGATCGTGTCGTCGTACCCGTGGGCGTCGAGCCACTCCCGCGCCTCGGGCCACCGGTCCTCGGGCTTGTCGCCGAGGGTGATCAGGGCCTCCTTGCAGCCCATCTCGGCGCCGCGCCGGGCGATGTCGAGCACGTCGTCGGGCGACATGAACATCCCGTGGCCGTCCCGGCGCAGCTTGCCGGGCACGGTGACGAAGGTGCAGTAGTGGCATTTGTCCCGGCAGAGACGGGTGAGCGGAATGAACACGCTCTTCGAGTACGTGATGACCCCGGGCCGCCCGGCGGCCTCGAGTCCGGCGTCCCGCACCCGCCCGGCGGACGCGACGAGATCCGCCAGGTCGTCCCCTCGCGCCCGCAACAGCACGGCGGCCTCGGCGACATCGAGCGCGACCCCGTCCCTGGCCCGCTTGAGGGCGCGGCGCATGGCGTTCTCGGTGGGACGTGCTGCCTGGTGATCCGTCATGAACCGAGCATACGAGCGGGTGGGGCGGGGAGGGTTCGGGTCCCCGGAGGAAGGTGGACCTCCCCGCCCACGGGGGCCGCCGCTCAAGCGAACCGCGCGTACCGGTCGAGGACCCTCAGGACCTCCGTCTCGTCGCCCGGCGGCAGCTGGAGGACGGCCTCGTCGCAGCCCAGCCCTTCGAAGTGCGCGAACTTGCCGGCGTTCGGGAGGACCGCGTACGGGACCACCTGGAGGGCCTTCGGGTCGCGGCCCGCGGCCTCCCAGGCCTCGCGCAGGACCGGGAGCGACTCCGTGAGGCCCCGGCCGCCGATCGGCATCCAGCCGTCCGCCTCCGCGACGATCCGCGCGAAGAGCTTCGGGCCCGCCGCGCCGCCGAGGAGGATGCGGGGCGCACCGCCGCGCACCGGCTTGGGCCAGGCCTGCGAGGCGCGGACGGAGCGGCCGAACTCCCCTTCGTACGCCGTGGGTTCCGGCGCCCACAGGGCCCGCATCAGGGCGAGCCGGTCGTGGGTGAGCTCCCGGCGGGTCGCCCAGTCGACGCCGTGGTCGGCGGCCTCCTCCCGGTTCCAGCCGTAGCCGACGCCGAGGGTGAACCGGCCCCCGGAGAGGTGGTCGAGGGTCGCGATCTGCTTGGCGAGGGCGATCGGGTCGCGCTCGGCGATCAGCGTGACACCGGTCCCGAGCCCGAGGCGCTCGGTGACGGCGGCGGCCTGGCCGAGCGCCACGAAGGGGTCGAGGATGCGGCCGTACTCCCGGGGCAGCTCGCCGCCCTGCGGGTAGGGCGTGGTCCGCTCGACGGGGATGTGGGTGTGCTCGGGGAGGTAGAGCCCCGCGAAGCCGCGCGCCTCCAGCTCGCGCGCGAGCCGCACGGGGGTGATGGTCTCGTCGGTCAGGAAGATCGTGGTCGAGATCCGCATAGCGGCACGGTAGGGGGTGGAGCGTGGTTTTCCGAGGGGCACGACACGGGTTGTCCGTCAGTCACGGACCGAGTCCACGACCCTCCGCTCCCCCGCCAGGTCGCCGTACCCGCCGTGCTCCCAGACCTTCTCGCGGAAGCGCTGGAGGCTGAGCGGGGTGCGGTCCTCGCCCGGGACGTCCTCGAAGTGGACCGTGCCGCAGCGGTGGCAGTACCAGCCGTGCGACCAGAGTTCCTCGGCGTGGTGGCGCCTGCGCGTCAGGCGGGCGAAGGTCGCCCGGCGCCGCAGCATCACGGCGAACACGAGGACGGCGGCGAGCAGCGCGAACGCCGAGATCCAGCCCAGGAAATCGAGGTCCGGCGGAGCCGCGGCGGGCACCTCCGGCGCGGACCAGCCGCCCGGCCACTGCGACTCCTGCGGCTCGTCCGCGGGCTCGTCCCTGAACCACTTGCCGGCGAGGACCCCGCCCAGGAAGGTGCCGATGGAGACGGCCGTGGCGAGGACGCCGAGGCAGCCGATCGCGTACGTCGGCGGTGCCGGCATCGGCGCGAGCGCGTCGGAGAGCCCGGTGGACACGGTCCGTGTCACGGTCCGCATGTCGCCGTCGCTGTCCCGCTCACGGCTGGTGACCGCGTCCCGGCCCGCCAGGTACACGGCGGGCACGGCCTGCACCAGGTCGTCGCGGTCGCAGCTCGGGCAGGTGTACCTCGTGCGGCTCATGGATCCCCCTTCGTCCCACGCCTGCAGTGAGTGACGGGATCATGCCATCGACGGTTCCGTCCTGTCCGCCGGAAAAACCGCCTGCGCCTTCCCGCCCCGCCCTCTACCGTGGCCCGGTGCTGCAGCGAATCGAGACGTTCTACGACGCCGTCCCCCGTTCCTCCGCCCGCGCCGAGGCGCACGGGCCCCTGACCCTGTTCGTGCAGGAGGGGAAGGGCTGGCCGTACTACGCCCGTCCCGCGCTCGGTCACGCCGGTGAGGTGCCGCTCGACGCCGTGGAGGCGGTACGGGCCCGGCAGCGGGAGCTGGGGGTGCCCGAGGCCTTCGAGTGGGTCGCGGAGACGACCCCGGGGCTGCGGGCCGCCGTGGAGGCGAGCGGCCTCACCGTCCACGAGCACCCGCTGATGGTCCTGGAGGGCGACGGGCTCGCCGTACCGGACCCCGAGGGGGTCACCGTGCGGATCGTCGACGCCGACGACACCGCCCTGGAGACCGCCGTCGCCGCCCCGTACGCCGCCTTCGGGATGGACCCGCAGCCCGGCACCGCCGAGCGGATCGCCGAGCGGATCGCGGCCGGCCTGACCCGGCTCGCGGCGGCCCTCGACGGCACGGGCGGCGCCCTCGCGGCCGGGCAGCACCAGCCCGTCGGACCGGTCACCGAGGTCGTCGGCGTCGGCACCGTCCCGGCGGCCCGCCGCCGCGGCCTCGGGCTCGCGGTGACGGCCGCCCTCGTCGCGGACGCCCGGTCCCGGGGCGCGGAGCTCGTGTTCCTGTCGGCGACGGACGCGGACGTGGCCCGGCTCTACGGACGGCTCGGCTTCCGCACGGTCGCGACCGCGCTCATCGCGGAGGCGTAGGGCCGCGCAGGGCCGCGCAGGGCCGCGTAAGGACTCCTTGGGGGACTTCCCGGAAAGTCTTTCGAAAAAAGTTCTCCGGTCCTGTCACATCCGCGTCGCCCCCTCCGTCATTGCTGTGGAAGCGACGCACGAGAGACGCCGCACGAGAGACGCCGAGGAGCGATCACCATGGCCCACGAGCCCAAGGCCCGTATGACCAACCCCGCCTACGTCCTGCCCGACGCCGGAGCGGCGATCATGGACCTGGTGAAGGCCGCCCGCCAGGGCGGGGTCCCCGAGTCCACCCTGGAGCTCGTGCACCTCCGGGCCAGCCAGATCAACAACTGCGGCTTCTGTGTCGACTTCGGCGCGAAGAGCGCGCGGAAGCACGGGGTCAGCGACGAGAAGCTGTTCACCGTCGCCGCCTGGCGCGAGACGCCGTACTTCTCCGACGAGGAGCGCGCGGCCCTCGCGCTCGCCGAGGCGGCGACCCGGCTCGCGGACGCCTCGGACGCGGTGCCGGACGAGATCTGGGACGCGGCGGCCGACCACTACGACGAGAAGCAGCTCGCCTCGATCGTGCTGATGGTCGCGGTCACCAACCTCTTCAACCGCATCAACGTCACCGTCCGGCAGCCGGCCGGCGTCGCCCCGTAAGCGGTACGGGTCCCACGGGCCGCCCCGGTCCTCGTAACCGGATCCGGGCGGTCCGCGTTGGAGCGGGCATGAAGAGGATCCTCACCGCAGCCGCCCTGACCGCCATCGCCGCCGCGGGTGTCGCCGGCGCGACCGCCGGAACCGCCGCCGCCGACACCGGCGGCGTGAACCTGCCCTCCGTCGTCCCGCTCAGCGGCGTCCTGACCCCCAAGGCGAAGCCCGCCGGCACCCCCGACCTGCCGCCCGCGAACGCGGCGGTGGAGCGGCTGATGCCCGGGCACTGAACCGCCCGGGAAACGAGGACGAAGGCGGCGGGACCCCCCACGGGCCCGCCGCCTTCGCGTTTCGGATGACTCAGGTCGTACGACTCAGGAACGTACGAGCGTCGTCAGTCGGCGACCACCAGCGACGGGGTCTCCTTCGTCAGGATCTCGCCCCGGAAGAACGCCGGGCTCTTCCGCTGCATGACCAGCATGATCACCACGCCGAGGAGCAGCAGCCCCACCCCGATCACGAAGAC
Above is a genomic segment from Streptomyces sp. NBC_00094 containing:
- a CDS encoding LLM class F420-dependent oxidoreductase, which translates into the protein MRISTTIFLTDETITPVRLARELEARGFAGLYLPEHTHIPVERTTPYPQGGELPREYGRILDPFVALGQAAAVTERLGLGTGVTLIAERDPIALAKQIATLDHLSGGRFTLGVGYGWNREEAADHGVDWATRRELTHDRLALMRALWAPEPTAYEGEFGRSVRASQAWPKPVRGGAPRILLGGAAGPKLFARIVAEADGWMPIGGRGLTESLPVLREAWEAAGRDPKALQVVPYAVLPNAGKFAHFEGLGCDEAVLQLPPGDETEVLRVLDRYARFA
- a CDS encoding carboxymuconolactone decarboxylase family protein yields the protein MAHEPKARMTNPAYVLPDAGAAIMDLVKAARQGGVPESTLELVHLRASQINNCGFCVDFGAKSARKHGVSDEKLFTVAAWRETPYFSDEERAALALAEAATRLADASDAVPDEIWDAAADHYDEKQLASIVLMVAVTNLFNRINVTVRQPAGVAP
- a CDS encoding GNAT family N-acetyltransferase, which translates into the protein MLQRIETFYDAVPRSSARAEAHGPLTLFVQEGKGWPYYARPALGHAGEVPLDAVEAVRARQRELGVPEAFEWVAETTPGLRAAVEASGLTVHEHPLMVLEGDGLAVPDPEGVTVRIVDADDTALETAVAAPYAAFGMDPQPGTAERIAERIAAGLTRLAAALDGTGGALAAGQHQPVGPVTEVVGVGTVPAARRRGLGLAVTAALVADARSRGAELVFLSATDADVARLYGRLGFRTVATALIAEA